A genome region from Apus apus isolate bApuApu2 chromosome 2, bApuApu2.pri.cur, whole genome shotgun sequence includes the following:
- the POMGNT2 gene encoding protein O-linked-mannose beta-1,4-N-acetylglucosaminyltransferase 2, translating into MNIAAVFNALLVSVLAAVLWKYIKLREHVFMVEEELVLTRQSQELSQVQIDYHAALQALVEDGTRMVCTGKMHTDRICRFESLCYSTEAEEFVYFHSNSSVMLPNLGSRRFQPALLDLSSVEDHNTQYFNFVELPAAALKFMPKPVFVPDVALIANRFNPDNLMHVFHDDLLPIYYTMQQFPDLDLEARLFFMEGWNEGAHFDLYKLLSNKQPLIREQLKTLGRLLCFTKAYVGLSKITTWYQYGFVQPQGPKANILVSGNEIRQFTKFMMQKLNVSLEESSSEEYIVVFSRTINRLILNEAELILALAQEFQMKTITVSLEEHSFSDIVRLISNASMLVSMHGAQLVMSLFLPRGATVVELFPYAINPEHYTPYKTLATLPGMDLQYIAWQNTVREDTVTYPDRPWDQGGIAHLDKAEQERIMKSTEVPRHLCCRNPEWLFRAYQDTKVNIPSLVHVIRQTVKSKPGPKKQKLSSSLYPGKVRDAKCQASVQGTSEAKLAVSWQIPWNLKYLKVREVKYEVWIQEQGENTYMPYILSHQNHTFSENIKPFTIYLVWIRCIFNKNLLGPFADVLLCST; encoded by the coding sequence ATGAACATAGCAGCTGTGTTTAATGCCCTGCTTGTGTCTGTCCTCgctgctgtgctgtggaagTACATCAAATTGCGAGAGCATGTCTTCATGGTCGAGGAGGAGTTGGTCCTCACCCGTCAGTCTCAGGAACTCTCTCAGGTTCAGATTGACTACcatgcagctctccaggcactGGTGGAGGACGGTACCAGGATGGTGTGCACTGGCAAGATGCACACCGACCGCATCTGCCGCTTTGAGTCCCTCTGCTACTCTACTGAGGCTGAGGAGTTTGTCTACTTTCACAGCAACTCCTCGGTCATGCTGCCCAACCTGGGTTCCCGGAggttccagccagctctgctcgACCTCTCCTCAGTGGAAGATCACAACACCCAATACTTCAACTTTGTggagctgccagctgctgcGCTGAAATTTATGCCAAAGCCAGTCTTTGTGCCTGATGTGGCGCTAATCGCTAACAGGTTCAACCCAGACAACCTGATGCATGTCTTTCATGATGACCTCCTCCCCATTTATTACACCATGCAGCAGTTTCCAGATTTAGATCTGGAGGCACGGCTCTTCTTCATGGAGGGGTGGAATGAAGGTGCTCATTTTGACCTTTACAAGTTACTGAGTAACAAGCAGCCGCTCATCAGGGAGCAGCTTAAAACCCTGGGCAGGCTCCTCTGCTTTACCAAAGCCTATGTGGGACTATCCAAAATCACCACCTGGTACCAGTACGGTTTTGTCCAGCCGCAAGGGCCAAAGGCTAACATCTTGGTTTCTGGTAACGAGATCAGGCAGTTCACCAAATTCATGATGCAAAAGCTGAATGTCAGCTTGGAGGAAAGCTCCAGCGAGGAGTACATCGTAGTGTTCAGTCGAACAATCAACAGACTTATCCTAAATGAGGCAGAACTAATCCTGGCTCTGGCTCAGGAGTTTCAGATGAAAACCATCACTGTGTCTCTGGAGGAGCATTCATTTTCTGACATTGTCCGGTTGATCAGCAATGCGTCCATGCTGGTCAGCATGCATGGAGCTCAGTTAGTCATGTCTCTCTTCCTGCCACGAGGTGCCACAGTGGTGGAGCTCTTTCCTTATGCTATCAACCCTGAACACTATACCCCTTACAAAACCCTGGCAACCCTTCCTGGCATGGACCTGCAGTACATTGCCTGGCAGAACACCGTCAGGGAAGACACTGTTACCTACCCGGACAGACCTTGGGATCAGGGTGGGATTGCTCATCTGGACAAAGCTGAGCAAGAGCGCATCATGAAGAGCACAGAGGTGCCACGGCACCTCTGCTGCCGCAACCCCGAGTGGCTGTTCCGTGCCTACCAGGACACAAAGGTGAACATCCCTTCTCTCGTCCATGTGATCAGGCAAACTGTCAAGTCTAAGCCTGGACCCAAAAAGCAGAAGTTGTCCAGTAGCCTCTATCCTGGCAAAGTGAGGGATGCCAAGTGTCAGGCCTCTGTCCAGGGCACGAGCGAAGCTAAGCTTGCTGTGTCCTGGCAGATCCCCTGGAACCTGAAGTACCTGAAGGTCAGAGAAGTGAAATATGAGGTGTGGATACAAGAGCAAGGGGAAAACACTTACATGCCTTATATATTGTCCCATCAGAATCACACCTTCTCAGAAAACATTAAGCCCTTCACAATATACCTGGTGTGGATACGCTGCATCTTCAACAAAAATCTCCTGGGACCTTTTGCAGATGTGCTCTTGTGTAGTACATAA